Proteins from one Daphnia pulicaria isolate SC F1-1A chromosome 3, SC_F0-13Bv2, whole genome shotgun sequence genomic window:
- the LOC124328714 gene encoding solute carrier family 2, facilitated glucose transporter member 10-like isoform X2, giving the protein MCDNEEDASTVLMLTAGGQESLLNDDDEQTTDNQQQRFSHNGPANSTPNSNVFLFCSASMAALGGLLFGYDIGIISTALPQIKAGFSLTCFQQEMVVSLMLVGALVASLVGGSFIDKIGSRMSIILNAVVFIAGAILLALSPSYGWLLVGRFIVGFAVALSAVSECIYISEISTPHNRGMLVSLNELAITVGFLVAYIVGLVFINRPDGWRFMFGLSAVPAAGQLFGMIQLPNSPHFLVLKHRDQEAEAAVKNLRQLKNPDQVRQELTHIRLSLEAGRSQSCWSLCSSADGLRASMIIAFGLVMGQQLTGQPNVLNYASTIFQQVGFCGRDPVSVGATFPTVGLGIVKLAATVVSLLLVDRMGRRKTLLLGALIMAASLICLSVFAFVQQQGSDTMRPTCTDDQPSNYSSNVTSPLTDDCGSSSHVNPALRYMALAALMAYVAAYSFSFGPVTWLLLSEIFPAAIKGRAMAVSTSVNWAVNLVISATFLRTVQLLSLGGVFVGYAVLTFLSIVFIFLAVPETRNKTLHRITKELQTTTFTGRMVQHARQFPCFNNSAWLLKLGGNYSQLANNSQEVVMETLIS; this is encoded by the exons ATGTGTGACAATGAAGAAGACGCCAGCACTGTTTTGATGTTGACAGCTGGAGGACAAGAAAGCCTgttgaacgacgacgacgaacaaACGACCGACAATCAACAGCAACGGTTCTCGCACAATGGGCCGGCAAACTCCACGCCGAATTCGAATGTATTTCTATTCTGTTCGGCCTCTATGGCAGCCTTGGGTGGCCTGCTGTTTGGCTACGACATTGGAATCATTTCAACTGCCCTGCCTCAAATCAAAGCAGGGTTCTCGCTGACTTGCTTTCAGCAGGAAATGGTGGTCAGCCTCATGTTGGTCGGAGCCCTAGTTGCATCACTGGTTGGAG GTTCCTTCATTGATAAAATTGGCAGCAGAATGTCCATCATCCTAAACGCTGTAGTATTTATAGCAGGTGCAATTTTACTTGCACTTTCTCCCAGCTATGGCTGGCTGCTGGTGGGAAGATTTATTGTGGGCTTCGCTGTGGCCTTGTCAGCAGTCAGTGAGTGCATCTACATATCAGAAATATCCACTCCGCACAACCGAGGTATGCTGGTATCGCTGAATGAACTTGCCATCACCGTCGGATTCCTAGTGGCGTACATAGTCGGCCTGGTATTCATCAACAGGCCGGATGGCTGGAGGTTCATGTTTGGCCTGAGCGCCGTGCCAGCGGCCGGCCAATTATTTGGCATGATACAATTGCCCAACAGTCCGCATTTTTTGGTGTTGAAGCATCGCGATCAAGAGGCCGAGGCTGCCGTTAAGAATTTGCGTCAATTGAAGAATCCCGACCAAGTCCGACAAGAGCTGACCCACATCCGTTTATCGCTGGAGGCCGGTCGTTCGCAGAGTTGCTGGTCCTTGTGTTCCAGCGCCGATGGCTTGCGCGCTTCCATGATAATCGCCTTTGGATTGGTAATGGGACAGCAATTGACCGGCCAGCCGAACGTTCTCAACTACGCTTCAACCATTTTCCAACAAGTTGGTTTTTGCGGTCGTGATCCGGTCAGTGTCGGTGCTACGTTCCCAACCGTCGGCCTTGGAATCGTcaag TTGGCGGCCACGGTGGTTTCATTATTGTTGGTCGATCGCATGGGCAGGAGGAAAACCTTGCTACTGGGCGCACTCATCATGGCGGCCAGCCTGATTTGTCTCAGTGTCTTCGCCTTTGTCCAGCAGCAAGGTAGCGACACGATGAGACCCACCTGCACGGACGACCAGCCTTCGAATTATTCATCGAACGTCACATCCCCACTGACCGACGATTGCGGTTCATCGTCCCACGTCAATCCGGCACTGCGCTACATGGCCTTAGCTGCGTTAATGGCCTACGTGGCGGCCTACTCGTTCAGCTTCGGACCCGTCACTTGGCTCCTGTTGAGCGAGATATTCCCGGCCGCCATCAAGGGTCGAGCCATGGCCGTTTCGACTTCAGTCAACTGGGCCGTCAATCTAGTCATTTCGGCCACTTTCCTCCGCACCGTCCAGCTCCTGTCACTGGGCGGCGTGTTTGTCGGCTACGCCGTTCTCACATTCTTGTCGATTGTGTTCATTTTCCTGGCCGTTCCCGAGACGAGAAACAAGACGCTTCATCGAATCACCAAGGAACTGCAGACGACCACCTTCACCGGCCGCATGGTCCAGCACGCACGGCAATTTCCCTGCTTCAATAACTCCGCCTGGCTGCTGAAACTCGGCGGCAATTACTCCCAGCTGGCCAATAATAGTCAAGAAGTCGTTATGGAGACTCTCATCTCATGA
- the LOC124328714 gene encoding solute carrier family 2, facilitated glucose transporter member 10-like isoform X1, whose translation MARQEYCRSTAPALRFTCNAFVNTFAQSGGGGPPGFFVVFFFFLFSDHCCFSVSLFFENSSFGMGEGRWHAIEPSPERQPLSIARSITHSDNFSLSHSGAETFVRRTRGFVLFFLIFFFQQPIVKIVIMNLFWFSIYFQGHLAASSGDSGRLARQHASLLFFFCLEITDADLWLSSTAGLRPHIIGTMCDNEEDASTVLMLTAGGQESLLNDDDEQTTDNQQQRFSHNGPANSTPNSNVFLFCSASMAALGGLLFGYDIGIISTALPQIKAGFSLTCFQQEMVVSLMLVGALVASLVGGSFIDKIGSRMSIILNAVVFIAGAILLALSPSYGWLLVGRFIVGFAVALSAVSECIYISEISTPHNRGMLVSLNELAITVGFLVAYIVGLVFINRPDGWRFMFGLSAVPAAGQLFGMIQLPNSPHFLVLKHRDQEAEAAVKNLRQLKNPDQVRQELTHIRLSLEAGRSQSCWSLCSSADGLRASMIIAFGLVMGQQLTGQPNVLNYASTIFQQVGFCGRDPVSVGATFPTVGLGIVKLAATVVSLLLVDRMGRRKTLLLGALIMAASLICLSVFAFVQQQGSDTMRPTCTDDQPSNYSSNVTSPLTDDCGSSSHVNPALRYMALAALMAYVAAYSFSFGPVTWLLLSEIFPAAIKGRAMAVSTSVNWAVNLVISATFLRTVQLLSLGGVFVGYAVLTFLSIVFIFLAVPETRNKTLHRITKELQTTTFTGRMVQHARQFPCFNNSAWLLKLGGNYSQLANNSQEVVMETLIS comes from the exons ATGGCGAGACAAGAATATTGTCGATCAACCGCTCCCGCACTACGCTTTACATGTAACGCGTTCGTGAATACTTTTGCGCAATCAGGTGGGGGAGGCCCGCCcgggttttttgttgttttttttttttttctattctcggATCACTGTTGTTTTtctgtgtctctttttttcgaaaatagtTCTTTTGGAATGGGCGAAGGTCGTTGGCACGCAATAGAGCCATCGCCTGAGCGCCAGCCACTCTCGATCGCCCGCTCAATTACGCATTCCGATAATTTTTCGCTTTCCCATAGCGGCGCCGAAACCTTCGTGAGGCGCACACGAggcttcgttcttttttttctgattttttttttccaacagcCCATCGTAAAGATTGTAATAATGAATCTATTTTGGTtcagtatttattttcaaGGACATCTAGCCGCATCTAGCGGTGATAGCGGCAGACTTGCACGACAACACGCGAgtctcttgtttttcttctgcttGGAAATCACGGATGCCGATTTATGGCTTTCTTCAACGGCTGGATTACGGCCACACATAATTGGC ACCATGTGTGACAATGAAGAAGACGCCAGCACTGTTTTGATGTTGACAGCTGGAGGACAAGAAAGCCTgttgaacgacgacgacgaacaaACGACCGACAATCAACAGCAACGGTTCTCGCACAATGGGCCGGCAAACTCCACGCCGAATTCGAATGTATTTCTATTCTGTTCGGCCTCTATGGCAGCCTTGGGTGGCCTGCTGTTTGGCTACGACATTGGAATCATTTCAACTGCCCTGCCTCAAATCAAAGCAGGGTTCTCGCTGACTTGCTTTCAGCAGGAAATGGTGGTCAGCCTCATGTTGGTCGGAGCCCTAGTTGCATCACTGGTTGGAG GTTCCTTCATTGATAAAATTGGCAGCAGAATGTCCATCATCCTAAACGCTGTAGTATTTATAGCAGGTGCAATTTTACTTGCACTTTCTCCCAGCTATGGCTGGCTGCTGGTGGGAAGATTTATTGTGGGCTTCGCTGTGGCCTTGTCAGCAGTCAGTGAGTGCATCTACATATCAGAAATATCCACTCCGCACAACCGAGGTATGCTGGTATCGCTGAATGAACTTGCCATCACCGTCGGATTCCTAGTGGCGTACATAGTCGGCCTGGTATTCATCAACAGGCCGGATGGCTGGAGGTTCATGTTTGGCCTGAGCGCCGTGCCAGCGGCCGGCCAATTATTTGGCATGATACAATTGCCCAACAGTCCGCATTTTTTGGTGTTGAAGCATCGCGATCAAGAGGCCGAGGCTGCCGTTAAGAATTTGCGTCAATTGAAGAATCCCGACCAAGTCCGACAAGAGCTGACCCACATCCGTTTATCGCTGGAGGCCGGTCGTTCGCAGAGTTGCTGGTCCTTGTGTTCCAGCGCCGATGGCTTGCGCGCTTCCATGATAATCGCCTTTGGATTGGTAATGGGACAGCAATTGACCGGCCAGCCGAACGTTCTCAACTACGCTTCAACCATTTTCCAACAAGTTGGTTTTTGCGGTCGTGATCCGGTCAGTGTCGGTGCTACGTTCCCAACCGTCGGCCTTGGAATCGTcaag TTGGCGGCCACGGTGGTTTCATTATTGTTGGTCGATCGCATGGGCAGGAGGAAAACCTTGCTACTGGGCGCACTCATCATGGCGGCCAGCCTGATTTGTCTCAGTGTCTTCGCCTTTGTCCAGCAGCAAGGTAGCGACACGATGAGACCCACCTGCACGGACGACCAGCCTTCGAATTATTCATCGAACGTCACATCCCCACTGACCGACGATTGCGGTTCATCGTCCCACGTCAATCCGGCACTGCGCTACATGGCCTTAGCTGCGTTAATGGCCTACGTGGCGGCCTACTCGTTCAGCTTCGGACCCGTCACTTGGCTCCTGTTGAGCGAGATATTCCCGGCCGCCATCAAGGGTCGAGCCATGGCCGTTTCGACTTCAGTCAACTGGGCCGTCAATCTAGTCATTTCGGCCACTTTCCTCCGCACCGTCCAGCTCCTGTCACTGGGCGGCGTGTTTGTCGGCTACGCCGTTCTCACATTCTTGTCGATTGTGTTCATTTTCCTGGCCGTTCCCGAGACGAGAAACAAGACGCTTCATCGAATCACCAAGGAACTGCAGACGACCACCTTCACCGGCCGCATGGTCCAGCACGCACGGCAATTTCCCTGCTTCAATAACTCCGCCTGGCTGCTGAAACTCGGCGGCAATTACTCCCAGCTGGCCAATAATAGTCAAGAAGTCGTTATGGAGACTCTCATCTCATGA
- the LOC124328712 gene encoding uncharacterized protein LOC124328712 — MAGSDGAILLTTARWSGSSSGGQSSGSCGQQTDESPHVYLHDVVKSGELPQLVRIVKGSYLGLGAPSLPNPSLSSTALVASAGASLRLAVQCLKFKDNHKTVNVGPKLAIPETFDGYFEILNEDGRAVRGIESVTELARKFPDSCLVRQNLKVFYQQSTEANTHKSTDGQHVNITERSRTLTAGELLVLVGEVTGSGGSLSSSPSSSISSGQRFLHCLDSRGDHVYLPLDMRAKFSVVAKEDNQQGISGVHRIRALLNKRLPLTVRMVSGSPPAGLKIGQQFCYEMRLLASFREEMIVAMPLGVNQGKTSPDGPGVVIIPPSVSLKLQLPVNRQSLKASKEFARMTERCLHQYGLLSDRIQVYDAHFSKNLRFDGQHWRVPVPLLLAPLRRSTSDLIQSITGHGGSGSHKNKNSGLLDNSMSGGGLHHSLTAELPEGEEGLDADEEELPAEYDEIDQIYDYIRGFAPLPKNLKTTTSTSTYDIFNESNRLASGRKAEQRRNLYNKVVSHKNGSNNNPSHHNNLQQQQPTKAINQQVKPVPPPLETIPTHRNRINSYSKEVASCPAVGEKETDNNLNSPSAAAATTVTITVNSSPEPVAKPRMYRQRSALASGGVAPSVSAGQRLYSKNPAVVIQHRSPGMLSPAESKQSLTPSPLFNIRYKSMTNLLLANSAADSDTLGSSQSGGRCSGGSAGSAAVRSPHHHHHIPAGSQQRLHHSQQHHQQHHYMRQVSAPPVSQHRLFQLHRPRSLTDLLWGRASSSDQRNNNNNNRSHGGGNNVKSPLKINLHPTVVADVIPSSSSRTSGLKREIPGRRRHSGSNHHLLNTATGNGSSSSHTTTKKHTIFYHL, encoded by the coding sequence atggcCGGATCAGATGGAGCCATCCTGTTGACGACGGCCAGGTggagtggcagcagcagcggcggacaGAGTTCTGGCTCTTGCGGGCAGCAGACGGACGAGTCGCCGCACGTTTACCTGCACGACGTCGTCAAGTCGGGCGAATTGCCGCAACTGGTCCGCATCGTCAAGGGCTCCTACCTGGGCCTGGGCGCACCCTCCTTGCCCAATCCGTCTCTGTCGTCGACGGCCCTGGTGGCCTCGGCCGGCGCCAGTCTCCGGCTGGCCGTCCAGTGCCTCAAATTCAAAGACAACCACAAGACGGTCAACGTCGGACCCAAATTGGCCATACCCGAAACCTTCGACGGCTACTTTGAAATTCTCAACGAGGACGGGCGGGCCGTCAGGGGCATCGAGTCGGTGACCGAGCTGGCCCGCAAGTTCCCCGACTCCTGCCTCGTCCGTCAGAACCTCAAAGTCTTTTACCAGCAGTCGACAGAGGCCAACACGCACAAGTCGACCGACGGCCAGCACGTCAACATCACCGAGCGCTCGCGGACTTTGACGGCCGGCGAGCTGCTCGTGTTGGTGGGCGAAGTGACGGGCAGCGGCGGCAGTTTGTCGTCGTCTCCTTCCTCCTCCATCTCGTCCGGCCAGCGCTTCCTGCACTGCCTGGACTCGAGGGGCGACCACGTCTACCTGCCGCTGGACATGCGGGCAAAGTTCAGCGTCGTGGCCAAGGAGGACAACCAGCAGGGCATCAGCGGCGTCCACCGGATCCGGGCGCTGCTCAACAAGCGACTGCCGCTGACCGTGCGGATGGTGTCGGGCAGCCCGCCGGCCGGCCTGAAAATCGGCCAGCAATTCTGCTACGAGATGCGGCTGCTGGCCAGTTTCCGCGAGGAGATGATCGTGGCCATGCCGCTGGGCGTCAACCAAGGCAAGACGTCGCCAGACGGCCCGGGCGTCGTCATCATCCCGCCGTCCGTTTCGCTCAAGCTCCAGCTGCCCGTCAACCGGCAGAGTCTCAAGGCCTCCAAAGAGTTCGCCCGGATGACGGAGCGCTGCCTCCACCAGTACGGACTCTTGTCGGATCGCATCCAAGTCTACGACGCCCATTTCAGCAAGAACCTGCGCTTCGACGGCCAGCACTGGCGGGTGCCCGTTCCGCTTCTCTTGGCCCCGCTCCGGCGCAGCACGTCCGACCTCATCCAGTCCATCACCGGTCACGGCGGAAGCGGCAGCCACAAAAACAAGAATTCCGGACTGCTGGATAACTCGATGAGCGGCGGCGGCCTGCATCACTCGCTGACGGCGGAGCTGCCGGAAGGGGAGGAAGGCCTGGATGCGGATGAGGAGGAGCTTCCGGCCGAGTACGACGAGATCGACCAGATCTACGACTACATCCGCGGCTTCGCTCCGCTGCCCAAGAATTtgaagacgacgacgtcgacgtcGACGTACGACATTTTCAACGAATCCAACCGCCTGGCCAGCGGCCGGAAGGCGGAGCAGCGCCGCAACCTCTACAACAAAGTCGTCAGCCATAAAAACGGATCCAACAACAACCCGAGTCATCACAACaacctacaacaacaacagccaacaaAGGCCATCAATCAACAAGTCAAGCCGGTCCCACCTCCGCTGGAGACGATTCCCACCCACCGGAACCGGATCAACAGCTACAGTAAAGAGGTCGCCAGCTGCCCGGCAGTGGGTGAGAAAGAGACGGACAACAACCTCAACTCGCCATCGGCAGCGGCAGCGACGACGGTGACCATCACGGTCAACTCGTCGCCGGAACCGGTGGCCAAGCCGCGGATGTACCGGCAACGCAGCGCCCTGGCCAGCGGCGGGGTGGCTCCTTCGGTGTCGGCCGGTCAGAGACTGTACAGCAAGAATCCGGCCGTCGTGATCCAGCACCGCTCGCCGGGCATGTTGAGTCCGGCCGAGAGCAAACAGTCGCTGACTCCGTCGCCGCTCTTCAACATCCGATACAAGTCCATGACCAACCTCCTGCTGGCCAACTCGGCCGCCGACTCGGACACGCTGGGGTCCAGCCAGAGCGGCGGTCGTTGTTCGGGCGGATCGGCGGGATCGGCGGCCGTCCGCtcaccccaccaccaccaccacattcCGGCCGGCAGTCAGCAGCGGCTCCACCATTCCCAGCAACACCACCAACAACATCATTACATGCGACAAGTTTCGGCCCCGCCCGTCTCCCAGCACCGGCTGTTCCAGCTGCATCGACCCCGTTCCCTCACTGACCTACTGTGGGgccgggccagcagcagcgaccagcgcaacaacaacaacaacaaccgctcGCACGGCGGCGGCAACAACGTCAAATCGCCGTTGAAGATCAACTTGCACCCGACGGTGGTGGCCGACGTGATTCCCTCCAGTTCCAGCCGAACGTCCGGACTCAAACGGGAAATTCCGGGCCGGCGCCGTCACTCCGGATCCAACCACCACCTGCTCAATACAGCCACCGGAAAtggatccagcagcagccacacaACAACCAAGAAGCACACCATCTTCTACCACCtgtaa